From Miscanthus floridulus cultivar M001 chromosome 15, ASM1932011v1, whole genome shotgun sequence, the proteins below share one genomic window:
- the LOC136507701 gene encoding BTB/POZ and MATH domain-containing protein 1-like yields the protein MSSLARRLLSGSVTVVRQANGSHLHRMDGYSLLEQAIKTGSAVTSSAFSVGGRKWELLLYPNGIDADHRRSVSADLRLAYEDRGHREATATYRVSILDYAGNPAHSRTVGPCRFEGFHYIDIGSSWRTKDEAEERMKMKKTSVDELEAAEELRRSAPFLLRNDRLNVLCDVSVVEKDKRRNKWFMGLDRAFNGFSY from the coding sequence ATGTCGTCGTTGGCTCGGCGTCTCCTCTCCGGCTCCGTCACCGTCGTAAGGCAGGCGAACGGCAGCCACCTGCACCGGATGGACGGCTACTCGCTTCTCGAGCAGGCGATCAAAACCGGCAGCGCGGTCACCTCCAGCGCCTTCTCGGTCGGCGGTCGCAAGTGGGAGCTCCTACTCTACCCCAACGGGATCGACGCCGACCACCGGAGGTCCGTGTCCGCCGATCTCAGGCTCGCGTACGAAGACAGAGGTCATCGGGAGGCCACGGCCACGTACCGCGTGAGCATCCTCGACTACGCCGGCAACCCGGCGCACAGCCGAACCGTGGGGCCGTGCCGCTTCGAGGGATTTCACTACATCGATATCGGGTCGTCGTGGAGGACGAAGGACGAGGCGGAGGAGcgcatgaagatgaagaagacgaGCGTCGACGagctggaggcggcggaggagctgCGGAGGTCGGCGCCGTTCCTGCTCCGGAACGACCGCCTTAACGTGCTGTGCGACGTCTCGGTGGTGGAGAAGGACAAGCGTCGCAACAAGTGGTTTATGGGACTCGACCGCGCCTTCAATGGCTTCAGTTATTAG